CCCGTCTTAAGGCATTTCACTGATAAAGACCAATGTTGGTGTGAAGTAATGTCCGAGGCATTCTAGGTCTTAATAGAAAACAACACTTGGAAATTAGTGCCATatgatctaactaaaaatctagTGGGAtcgaaatggatatataaaaaataatagaatgcAGATGGCTCACTAGGCATATGACAAAGCTAGATTGGTGGCTTAGGACTACAATTCAATTGATGGATGGATGTTTACAATAGTTTAATTAGTTTGTAATTGGATGGATGTTTGATTTAAGCAACTAAAATCGGAAAAATAGAGATAAGGGGTTAATATGCAATCCTGtttattttttacaaaaaaaggAAGGTATTTTTTGATAGGCTAGGTTCCTTTTTTGCTAAATTTTGTTGAatgaataatgataaaaatatcaCATTCATCTCGAATGTTTATAAACAAAATGTAGGAGGAAAATTCAAATCTGACATTTTTGGCTTGACGAaaataactttatttttatgtcAATCATTGAAATTTCTTTCTTCGGCTctcaaaatataatcaaatagaGTCATGTatttcataaaatttttatttttattaggaaAATTTCATGTATATAAGAAAAGTATGATGTCCTCTAGTTTTTATGCATATTAGGAagataggagagagaaagccGATTGCTCTACAAAATTCACCAAAAATTATAGAAAAGCTAAAAAAATTCCCATTTAGAACATCATTCCCTACCACCAtatgaaattttgaaataaaagaaaagcttgAAATTGATGCCGTGTTGTTTCCTTGATTACAAGTCACTTTATTTGAAGTTTTTAGGACCTTTTCACTTTTTCAAATGTTATAATCGTGAGAGTTATTTAGTAAAGTATGTTGACATCAAAATACCTGAACTTTTGGTGTGACATTTTTATAAGCCTTCTTCGATCATTAATAGGACTCTTTTCAAATAGGCTTAATATTCTCTCAAACAAGTAGGTTAGGTCAAGTGCATATTGAACTAGGTAAGCAATGTTAGTCCTAAGATCATGAACTGATAGTATCAAAATAATTAGTTACTTCATAAGAAAGACCATTTATCTTTACAATAGCTCTACTTATGCTTTAGGTGTAGGAGAAAAGACCTTtttttaagataatttttattCAGAAATTTAATAGATCtactttaaatatattatatacatGTACGTACGTATGTATGTGCATATGTGTGTAGAATCTAGATTATcttattttattaaacaaaaaacaataataatttttgtatagtttatattgttaattATCAAGAATTTACTATGAATTTTTTATGCAGACTATGGTTAATCTTTTGGAACTGTCACTTCAACCTGCAAACTTGGTACCTGATTTGGATCAGACCCGGTGCCAATTAGACTAATTAAAATTGAGAGATGGGTCTGGGTCCAAACTAGATGGACTTTGAATATGGCATGGCTTGTAACACATCCCTAATTAAAGatctttatcattttttttcttattcaaaTTGACCCAGCTTGATTCTGCTAGGCATGGAACAAAATTTAGATCTGCAACCGTACAGGTCTAGATCCATGGCTACTATTAGCAGGATCCAATCTGAGTATCAGGAGCCGCATATGGTCCGTCATTCAATGGTGTAATCACTTGTGCTGACGGCGGATTTGATCGCAAAGAAGATTTGTACAACCCATTCCGCCGCCTCTTCTACTTGCAACCCTAATCGAACGCAATCGTTTAACAAACTCAAACCGTACGATGAAGATCTAACGTCGGAAACAAATCTCTCCATCTTATATGTAACCGCTTCCATCACCCCCGCTTTCTCCCGTCCTCAGGCCCGCGTCGCGACCCCACGCTGCGCTAGTGTTAGGGTTTCGTTCCCGTCCGCCtaaggttagggttagggtttccttgatcctttagggttagggttagggtttctctATGGCCGCGGAGATGGCCGCGGCGGAGCTTGCAGAGGCCATCAAAGTCATTCCCTCGAAGAAGGAGGAACTCCGGAAGGCTTTCGAAGCCCTCCAATCCTTCTCCCCAGCCCTGGCCTCGTTCACCCTCCAATGGAGGGACCTCGAGGACCACCTCTGCTCCATCGAGAGATCCATCGAACTCCGCCTCAAGGAGCTCGAATCTAAGTCCATCTCCGGCACCACGCCCCCTCCGGTGGCCGCCGTGGTGAAGGTCGAGGCCGAGGCCGAGTGCGTCCCCCGGCCAGAGCTCAGATCCTTCTGCGTCAAGATGGACGGAGTAGGGTTGAGGTCGTACGTAGTCCAGAACCGGAAGGATCTCCCAGCGATTAAGAACGAGCTTGACACCGCCATACGGTCGGCCCCGGACCCGGCCAAGCTGGTCTTGGACGCCATGGATGGGTTCCACCGTCCGAAATCCGAGGGGGAGAAGGACGGTAATCTCCAGGTGATCAGGAGGACGTGCCTCAATCTTTTGGAGCGCCTCCGGGCGGTGGCGCCGGAAATCAAGCCATTTGTTAGGGAGAGGGCGAGGGAACTGGCGGTGGAATGGAAGGGGAAGATCTCGGATGGTGCAGATAATGTTCTAGCTTTCTTGCAGCTCGTAGCTTCTTACGGGTTGGCTTCAGAATTCGATAGGGATGAGATCTTGGATCTCTTAATTTCCGTATCGAGAAGGAAGCAAGCTCTTGATCTCTGTAAGATTCTCGGAGTCATGGAGAACATGGCCGGTAAGAATTGGAAATACCTATGTCCGTATGattcatattattataatttCGATAAAGTTTCCTTGTTGCTTTGTTTTGGTTATTATATGTATTTTGTTTTCGAGTAGTTAGAATTGCTTGCAAATAGCTGAAGAGATTGTTCCATCATCTAGTTGAAAAAAATTCCCGTGTTTTAATTGAAAGGCTTATGCCTTTGTGGTATTTGTTTTTGCTGTTGCTCCTGTACGCAATCTGCTCGGGTGCAATGTTGAGGTATATGACTTGGAGAATTATCTTAGAGAACCTCAAATGCCCCTTTTGAATGATTGCGTTTTGTTTATCGGCAGCATTTCGGGCATTGTTGTGGCTTATATATTTTCTGGTGGGGCTTGTTTTCCGCTTTTTAGGATTATTGGAACATTGGTGGTAGCCAGTTTATTTGGAGTTGAAGTGATATTTTTCTGCATATTCTGTTCAATTCAATAGCTGGTGCATTTCATCTCCTTATTCGTTTTTCTGATATCATGTTTGATTTCCTTTTTACTGTCATGTTATTTTAAATTTGCATTTAGTTTAGTATTTTCCAGCAAAGTTGTTTCTATCCTTCTATTGCACCAATTCGGTCACAATAAAATGTGTCAAGGAGAAGCGGGAGAACGGAATAAAGTAAAGGAGTGAGCTTCTTCTGCAAAATCATGTCATTAGCCTGTCCATGAACCAAACTTGATCTTCAGTCCTTTTCCAATTGCCACTTTGGTTATCGTGCTTCTGCCCCTGATTGTAATCTTTGTTTCTAAGTATCAAATATGGAAGAATGATATTTACATGTTTCTTGTTGACATGTGCCATCACGTTTTTTACATCAtttatttatgtttattttttttttaacattttctTTTATATTGTCCTTTTCTGATAAAATTCTTGCATACTAATTTTTCACTATGTGCATGAACTTTTGCATGTTTTACATTACTTTTCCCCGTTTTGGGCCTAACTCTTGGTTATTGCATATCACATGTATTTTTTACAGCATGCAATTTTTGTTTGCATGACTAACCTCTTGTATTTTAACTATTTGAGTGTCTGGTTTGGTTTATGCTCTGACTACCAAATTTTTTTATTGCTGATAGTTGATTTCATGAATTTCTATGCAAGTAGTAACAGTTAAATTTTATGCACTAACAAGTAGGTGGCTCATTTAacgatttttttcttctcaaaaatCTTTAGCACTTATGGATTGCCTTGGACCTATAGGTTCACTCGAGAATTTTAATAATGTATTTTATTTTGcaacattttctatttttttgggtAATGGACTTTTGAATAAGAATGTCACTACAGCTGCTAGCAGATCACTACCTGCTATAGTCTCTGAATAAAAATAAGGTGAATAAGaaataatttttgattattatcATTTTGGTGTCTTTTTGTGCTTTTATTTGCACTATTTTCTGCTAATTTTTGGGaatctatttctttcttttttgcaaTCCATTGCCCATGATGATACCTTATATCACTATACCATCTTTCGGGACTGATTGGTGTATTTTGCCAGGATGATATTTTGCAATCTGAGGCACATTTTATTTCCATCATTTcactattttattttcattgctGTTACATTTAGAAGTACTTTTTCTGGTCaaaatcttttcttcttttgatgTTTATTCTTGTCTGTCTATTATtgcttattattattaatattttgttaGCTAGGAAGATACCTAATACCAATATGTCATCTTTCTGGACTGATTGGTGTTTTATTCTTGCTGGAATTCTGCAATTCAGAGGAATACATGTTTGATGTCATATCTTCTGTTTATGAAGTCATTTGATTGAATAATTTGTCTATTGAAAGCATATGCtttgtattttcttgtagtcaTTTTTATAAAGTCCTTTTGCCTATGAAGATACCTCATTCGAAAACACCATGTTTTGGCACTGATTGGCATTTGTAGCCATGATGCCATTCTGCAATTTTGAGGCATATGTTTTCTGTCCTCATAGGCCCTTGATTCTATCCCATAAGGTTACTTGTCATTTAAGAAGTATTTTACCAAGATAAGTTTACTAGATTTATCCTGATTAAGGGAATTATATCTCATAATTTTATATGATCCTCCTCTTTTGCAACTTACAACATCATTTAGTTGTGATtatatcttctttctttttcttttttattttttcatctttttttacagtgctttatttgaattttttttcttaatctgTATTAGTCAGAATGCTGATATCATATTGAATGTTGTATCTAATTAGCTCAACACTTGGATTCCAATAGATAAGCAGCACATTATACAATAGAAAACTGTGATGTATCTTGTGTTATGGTGCTTTCATTGGTGAACCCACGTACTTTTGTTTTAGTTCTGTGGCCAATGAAGATAACCAACTGGAAAAATACCATCTTTCGGGACTGATTGGTATTTGTAACCATGCTGTCATTCTGTAATTCAGAGGCCTGGATTTTTTTCCTTGTTCACTTGCTTGcacctcctctttttcttctcattCTTCTTCTTGGTCACTTCTTCTTTACCCCTTGACCTTCTGATTAAGAGGTTAAAAGGTTTGTTGTTCAACGGTAATCATAACTGGTGCTTGCTTTGGTAAGATACTGGCTATAATTTATCTGAATTTATCTATTGCACATTTCATGATAGTCATTGTAGATGGGTTTAGCTCCCCCCATGAAGTTTAGTGTGGAATTATGACACCTGCAAGCATTTTTGCTTGTGGCAGATCTCATTGGGGGCTTGAACAGCAAGGGCAGACAACTTGATGCTGTCAAATTTATCCATGCTTTGAATGTTATGGATAAATACCCTCCAGTGCCTATCTTGAAAGCCTACTTAAAAGAATCCAAGAAGGCTGCTCAAGAAGTGCGAAAGAAAGGAAATAATTCTATTAAGTCACAGGTATGGCGGTTTGCCCTTTGCACACCTCAAGTTAGGATGTGCAACCATGAACTCAAAGTCCCACTTTGCATGTTATCTTCTACAGAATGAGGCTATTGTGAAAGAGCTTGCTGCTCTTAAGGCAGTAATCGGAGCTATTAAGGAGTACAAGCTGGAATCAGAATATTCATGTGAGACTCTTAAGAAGCGTATTGCTCAGTTGGAGCAACAAAAGGCAGGCACAAAGAGGACGGTAGCAGCTGCTGCTGACTCAAGTTCGAAAGCTGAGAAGCAGCCGCAGAAGTCGAACAAGCGGCCTCGGTCAACATTTAAATCACCTGCTGCCGAATCTAAATCTTTTGTCCCACTTGTTCAAAACCAGTCCCAGTTGGGATTGACAAACAAAGCTCCATACATGGGTTCAGTTGGGTCGTATGACCTTCCTACCACTGGAGGTTTTTATGAATATTCAAGACCAAGTATATCTGGGACTCACTTGGGGTTGCATTCAGGCCCAAGCATATCTGGAACTCTCTGGGGGCTGGGTGGAGGCCATTTGTCAAGATCATATCTTTACCCATCGGAGCCCCTTGGTGGCTCCAGCCTTTATGATAGGCCAGTTACCTATGGTGGTCGCCCCCCTTCTCCTTATGGCTCCTCTCTTTATCCGTACGATATCGGGATGAATATGTGATTTTTTAATGGCAATATTTCTTGCCAAGCCGCCTACAGAGTGAAAAGTAGTAGTAGCTTGGTGATCTTATAAACCGCAATTGTCATATACAAGGAAACTTTATGTTATTAGATAAGTTTTGAGATGTTAATTTATCAAGTATTTTGATTTGtttcatttttgtttttcaATCTCTATATGGTATAATCATAAGGAATCTGAAGTTCCATAATCATTTTTGTGGAACTTTGAAACATTGTCTGGCCAATTTCCCCTAAATGGCTGTTCAGTTAGTTTTTTTATCAAAGTTTCCAATTATGTTTCAAGGTTGAATTATGTAGTTTCTGATCCTGCAAGCTGTTTAATGTAGTTAGACAATTTTTAGATCAAATTCCAGCAACATTTGTTTCACACCATCGTTTATTCAGATGAACTTGAGGGGGAATGCATCTTTGTCCGGGTTCTACAGTAAATCTTATCTTATAATTTGTTGCTCAGATAAGTGAAGAAGAATGGAAATGAATTAACTTTTAGCGAAGGGACTTCAAGGTATTTTGTAAGATCCTATTTTAAGTTTTCCATTCAGCTTGTTTTTATTTTCATGTAATTTGTGCTTAGAATAAGTGGATTTAAAATTGGGCTATTTGCAAAATTCGAAGAGCCTCTTTGAATGTGGTAACGTGCATGCACATTCTGTCATTGCGTATCGTTAGCCAGATCATCATCCAGGTTTTCAAACTGGCTGGTTTTGTTCAATTTGTTAGGCTGTTTTCATTCCTGCCACTCTCATTTCAATGCATTTGTGGTGGTCTGATGGTGTGGCTGTGGGTGCACTTGGCCCCCGGGATCAGTTTACACACTGGTTGCATTTCTTGACAATTCTTGTGGCATATTGAATTTCCTGCAGTTTTTGCGACTATGGTTTACTTCTTTAGCTTTCGTAAATGTAATTCTCTTCCCTTCAGGTATGGTAGGTTTGTCGCTTTTCAAGTTGGTCGTAAAACTATGTCTGTACAGCTAGTCTAATGGGTTGGTTTGTCTGGTTTTAGTGAACCATGAATGTTTTTAGGGAACAATGAGTACTTGTTGCTACCCATGAAGAAGTGGGCTGAGCATGAGAGCAGTACTTATGACCTTGTGCGGGTCACAGGCATAAAAAACAGCGCATATGacatcaaaaacaataaaatgatgCAAGTAATATGATCCAATTAAATTAAACATTTCAACAATATGTACCTTTTATTTATGGGAGGAGCATCTAcacaggtatttttctttttttttttatttatttttttgggccTTCCAGTCAATTTTTTGAAAGGCCGAGGTTGTAAATTCTCATCATCATTTTTTGGGCCAAGATTAGTAAGAGATAATGAATGGATCACACAACTATATGCTTTTAAGTATTCTTCAACTGTATGATACACATTACAAAatttgtttaaattttttttttgtataaccAATACATATCACAGCATGTTTATAAGGTAATTCAATGATTTTCTATTCACCACAGCTACAAATCAACAAGTGGGTATTCTTGCTTGCTTACGGGGCTTGTATCCAATCTAGATCTAGCAAAAGGAATAAGTTTGCACTACCAAGCACATCTTTTCGTATACTTCTTTTGTACTCAACTTCGTCATATTCTTAAGCAAGTCAAGAATGGGTTTGTTACTAAACTTTCTCACCTATTGAATAAAAGACTCCGTACATTTTATTTGTGATGTAGCCCCTCTAAGTTTCTAGACAAAAAGCATGCCTTGCCTTTATTGATGGAGGTATTTTCATCATGTTGATAAGCTTTGGCATCATGCTCCTTTATTCTTTTCATGGTATCTTGTCTCAGCGGCTGATCATATGCTTTGATAGTATTCCAAAAGGCAAAAGTCAGCAATAAGCTAGGAAACTTTGATCTAAAATTGCTATGCAGATGCCTAGAATAAAATCTATGACTAGCATCTAGTAATATCAACCTCGACCATATTTTACGCAGATTAGGCAGCTTGAGTAAACCATTCAAAATCAAACTTCTAAGCAAATCAAAGTATAGAATGTCAAAGAACTACATGCTTTTTGCTTTTCAGATATTATAATTAATGGGCTTCCTATTGTGCCATCACCAATGCAAATATATAGGTGCTCTAAAAAAAACTTTTAGCTATCCTTGCACTCAACTCCACCGCATCATAAGCCACAGAAAATAGTCTCTTGTTTTTATCAATAGAAATTGCATTAACTAGTACACCACCAAAGTGCCCAATGGCATCCATCCAACCTTAAATAGGGCATGCACCCTTCTAATACCCCTTTATTGCCTCAAAGGATACAAAGATTCTTTTAAACACTGAGAGTTCTTTGGATTGCACATGTCTCTTATGCAACTCAATTTTGGCCAGTATACTAAGATTTTTTACCCTAAGTAGTTCATATACCTAGGTAAATTAAAATAGGACTCACTATGTTTTTCCTTAAACTCTTGCAGAGCATTTGTTTTTGCTCTATATGGCTGCATCATGTGAGGCTCAACATTATACTTTTCAGCCAAAATCTAGTACATTAGCTCATACCGTGTGTATCATCCTTTAAGTGAGGCTCTAATACTTTAGATAATTTGTAGTTtgcatttttgttttttatagGCCTTACTAATGTATACTGTGGCTATAAAGTTTTTAACATGATGTACTATTGTCAGATGTACTGGAGGCATAACTTCTCCAATTACaactctaatctaagcatgGGGCGGTCATTCTCTTAGGTTTATTCTTATCCCTCTTAAGTTCATAGCCATCCTAGACAACATAATCTCTCAATACATTTCTGAACTCATTGACATGCATAAATAGCTGCTATTTCTCAAACACAATTTACCTCCTCTCTACAACCTTAAGAGGTTTGCCCTTTATATTCAGTGAGGAGAAGTTCCTTCTCACCTTACCACGGGACTACTCATCATCGTTTActgaatcaattgactcaaCATAGTTCACAGCATCCAATTGATCATCACTACCATCATCCTCAGATCTCTCACATGACCCCTATTAATTGAATCATTTACATTCAAATCATTTGACTCTTCCTCCATCATCTAATCACCATTATCTGAGTTAGAAAAAGGACATACTTCACCTGATAATTTAGGCACATCATTTTTCCTACCCATATCTACTGGTGCACTCTTCCTACAATCACCTTATGTCTACCCCCACTCTCACATCTAACTTGACTTTCAACTTTTCCTCCAACTTTCTCTCCAACTTAACCTCCAACGTCAGCATACTTACATGCCATCCAGAAAGATTAACTATAGTAGGAACTGGATTATCAACATTATGTTTAACAAACAAGTGTATGTCACCAATACCTTCATGTGTTCTAAATATATACATCACATCCTTATCATTCTTAATCAAAAGCCCACTGCTACTGCCCCATGAGATAGTAAACGTCACATCCATCTTACCGATGAGTTTATATGAATCAACCATCATTTCCAAGTATGAATAATAATCTTCATCTACATTATTAATTCAATAATCTTGATTCCTATAGTGCACAACTAAATTATGATGAGTCATTGCATCTAATCAATCACTGTAATTAGTTAATATAAATTTAATAGTTCAAATTCAAATAAAACTTTCGTAGTTAACAATTCACTATTTAAAAGATGTTGTTCCAACCAAAATGATAAACCCAAAAGAAATAGTTACAAACAGTGATAAGAAATCCTAGTGAAACTGATAAATCCCTTACATGAATCAGTTGAATAGTCATTATCCAATCAATCCATTGCATGAAAGAGTAAAACAGTCATTATCtgattaatatattaaatatccaGACCTTTTCTTTAATTTGATAGAAAATCTATATTAATACTGTTCTTAATGCCGATTTAATTGAGTCGACATATAAGGTATCTAATGCACCCTGTTTCAGTCAATATCATAAGAAGTTGATTATTATTGAAGTACTAAAAGGGTTTTTATTAGATAAAACAAGATTGGAGGTTTGGAACCTTACGAACTCTATACATATCTATCACTTTCAAAACATCTGTACCATCTTAAGATTAGAGGTTTGGTTACCATCCCAAGGTACCATTAGCCAATTAATTAGCAGAATAAAATTTTCTGTGCTTGTATGTAAGattccaaaaaaatatttttattgctTTTTGGAGTTTGCTTCTTGATGTGGAGATTTAgatggatgagtcgacccatgaaatttatgagccgactccaataaAATTAGAGTCAATCCTAGAAATAGTTGAGTCGACCACAGAATGGCCACAATAGAAAGACAGAAAGTATTAAAAGATAGTCCGTTGAAAAGTCAATTTCTGAAATCAACGAGTTGACTCCTAAAAATCTCAAATCGATCCTTAAATTGAGAGAGCCAACTCCACAAGCGCCACAAACGAAAGATAGAGCACAATAGAAATAAAAGCAAGTTCGAGCTGACTCTTgaagatcacgagtcgactcctacccTGGAGCTATATTTATTGGAataacatttaattctttttgTCTTTTGCTATAACAAGTTTTTGAAAGTGAAACTTGGGGAAAAGGTCTGTCCAAATCTTAAATTGGATTGT
This window of the Phoenix dactylifera cultivar Barhee BC4 unplaced genomic scaffold, palm_55x_up_171113_PBpolish2nd_filt_p 002013F, whole genome shotgun sequence genome carries:
- the LOC103724266 gene encoding truncated FRIGIDA-like protein 1, with translation MAAEMAAAELAEAIKVIPSKKEELRKAFEALQSFSPALASFTLQWRDLEDHLCSIERSIELRLKELESKSISGTTPPPVAAVVKVEAEAECVPRPELRSFCVKMDGVGLRSYVVQNRKDLPAIKNELDTAIRSAPDPAKLVLDAMDGFHRPKSEGEKDGNLQVIRRTCLNLLERLRAVAPEIKPFVRERARELAVEWKGKISDGADNVLAFLQLVASYGLASEFDRDEILDLLISVSRRKQALDLCKILGVMENMADLIGGLNSKGRQLDAVKFIHALNVMDKYPPVPILKAYLKESKKAAQEVRKKGNNSIKSQNEAIVKELAALKAVIGAIKEYKLESEYSCETLKKRIAQLEQQKAGTKRTVAAAADSSSKAEKQPQKSNKRPRSTFKSPAAESKSFVPLVQNQSQLGLTNKAPYMGSVGSYDLPTTGGFYEYSRPSISGTHLGLHSGPSISGTLWGLGGGHLSRSYLYPSEPLGGSSLYDRPVTYGGRPPSPYGSSLYPYDIGMNM